GTCGCTTAACGAAAATGAACCCTTCACATCAAACGTAATTGATCAATTATGTTTCCTGTTCTTAAAATCAtttgagaaataaaatcaaatattttacttaggttattttaattatcgATATTAGTAAATGGAAACATTGCACAACTCTCAAATTTATGCACcaacaatatttaacaaagaCGTTTATTTTGGTGAATATAAATACAGATATAGAAAGAGGCAATCATTGTATATTAGGAGTAATTTCATTAAACAGCAATTATACCTGCACTATTGATTCACTACGATTAAACAATAACAGACGAGAGCACTTTGaagattaaatgaaaataactaaaatatgcGTCAACCATTGTTCAATCAAAATTAGacatgaataaatttaaattctattacaGTTTAGATTGCgaacaacaaaataatagttttgattgcggtgtttatgttatattatgggcttataaagaaataaatggTCAAACAGAATATGTGCTAATAGCAGAAGTAAGAAAGTTTTTAAGGTATATCTACAGTCTTGGAGAGATCTCAACTACGTTTGACCGAAAAAAAGTACTTGATAAGCAAATATTAAATCTTATtgtaaaaactcaaaacaagTTAAGAACAGTGTTGTTAcctttattaaacttatttatatttttgttaaattgtttgataGATTTTTGTTAGGGTTTCCGTATAACAACCTTCCAGACATTCTGCAcaattagaaattaattttgaattaaatactCCGCGGTAAAAAGTATTgccatttttgtaaaaacagtCTTATTGCATTTTATTTCGAATTTAATTTCGAATTGATTTAATTTCGAACCAATTTAGCACACTCCGCGGGTGTGAAAATgcattgttgttgttttataaacggtttgtttgcattttgatcgggtttttgtttaataactcATCAGGTACTGGTCGGGCGACACTCCGCGTGCTGCCATTCGACTCAAACTTCAATTTTACATAAGAAAATATCTATCCGAGAAGATATAGGATACTCCCTAATTTAATTTCGATATAAATGCGGGGAGCAACCAACAATAATTTACGCCCTATTAATTATAATAGATATCTCAATTGGATTTAGTGCAGTagctgtgaaaaaaaaaatttcctaataggaaatttaattttaaattaatttagcaaACGCCGTGGGTGTAAAAATGCATTGTTGTTGTCGTAGAAACGGCTTTTTTGCAATTTCATTagactttttgtttaataactcAGCTGGTATTGGTTGGGCGACATTAGGCGTGTCGCCATTCGACTCagaattcaattttaaataagaaaaagtctATCCAcgggaacttaatttttaaaaatctccgCATTTTAAGGACTACCTATGATTTGCTAATCTTAAAATCATTCCTAGAATGCTATTTGATCAAACTTATAGAGAAGACAATTATGCCagactttattaaatttttgatatgtcAAGAGTTTGCCCTTACCTTGTTGTCTCCGTCCAATGCAACACTGATTTAATCtgtttctttataataataatcagAAGATGAATTATCAGAAAGATTAACGAGATCAAAAGTAACTGGTTGTCTGatgaatttagaaaaatatcaaCAAGATCAGAAGTAACATCAAAAAAGATGTAGTCTTGACAAAAAGAAGAACAATTAAGAACGAAAGTGAAAGTGTTtgaattataagataaaaaaggATCAGAAGGTTTAAACTTCACAACAAATATGTaaactaaacaaatatatttgttacatatacaaatgaattaaataaatgatgCTAAATAAAAACTACTAATAAAATTAGTCTTTTAGTTAAAATGAACTGCTGAAGCCCCTCAACCCTAAACAACCGCTGAAGACCGTCTGCGTTTTTACTATAGATTATTTGTCAGATGTTGCAAAACCAGGATTGCAAAACCAGGACCCTaccaattttttcaaactaattaCTAGTTTcttgtaaaataatttgatagTTCATGTGCTCCATTCCCCTAAACGAAGTATTATGTGCTTGCTATCACATATAGAAAGTAAGTAAGTACATAATACTTTTGactataatactttatttttgttaaattaggttttcaaaaaatgttgtataaatTATGTAGTTCATTACAtaaagacaaaattattttaaattaactagggcataataaataatgttaaaaaacttaccGTTAAATACAcgtatatttaaaacattactttgattttttccaACGATATTTTCTGCAATACAAAGGAATGATGCTAATGAATCTTCGTATGGGTCTAAATACGTAACTACGGAATTttctaaactattaaatataattgtatCGGCTTTTGAAATTGTATATCGAGGAGGAGGGTTGCCGCCAGCAGAACAAGTAagattaacaaaataatttgtaagaacaaaaaatgttgttaagttTGATGTCAGTACTACTTCTTTTGGaggatctaaaaaaaaatcaaaaatttagtaagtattagaatatataaattttatttaaatgtttgataaatatttgattaataCATTGTGTCAAACAGGTTtctaagcatatatatatatatatatatatatatatatatatatatatatatatatatatatatatatatatatatatatatatatatatatatatatatatatatatatatatatatatatatatatatatatatatatatatatatatatatatatattcttatgcGGAGACTTATTCTTACACCTTACTATGTTCTTGCAGAAGATTGTATTATTTTGTAGTGGAATAGTTTcactaataaattttacttaataacgtattgatatataaaaaaaaaataacttatttattgtGTTATAGTGCAAAATAAACTATATTGTCTAATTGTTATTGAACTTTGTACTGAACATCGGAGATAATACTTTTGTAATTTGAGTCATGCAATTTGAGAATACTTAACAATTTAAAGTAATTGAACTAAAtcagaaaattgaaaaaaaaggaatttaagACATTACTCTGAGGCAACCATGAGTTTAATGATTAAGTAACAGTTTTGTGCATCGAGAACAAATTAATATGTAATTATCATTGAAGAATGTTCATAAAATaactaatagttttaaaaactttaacaaaaaacgtttcaaaaaatactagagTAGAGGAGAAAAAAGTATGTGcgagaaaatagttaaaaacgTTTGATGTATTGTGACCTCTCATTCTTGTGAGTGTAAAGGTATAATCATGCAAACACTTCTGtaattaaatcaacataaaaaagtcaaaatttgtttttgattgtAAGAAAATAAATAGGTTTTAAGATAAGGTAAGGTAAGAAGccttttaattagttatttagttagttaattagtttgataaatatttagaatttctttagaatatttagaattgaaagaCATCGAAATGGATGTAAACTTTTAAGCATGACTAGATAACCATttgttagataaataaaataaagttataacttATGATTAACTAAATCATAATAAGAGATCTTTGACTCCTCTTTGCTCCAAAGAGGGATCAAATAAATGTCTTCAATTAGAAATGTcttcattattttgttttggtattgaaagttttttctaatttaaacaaAGCAACATAAGacaaaaaaacacaagttaTTAGACAAACTACACAAGAAAAAGTATAACATAAATAGTAATAGtatgttacaaaaatataagtttccaattcatttttcatatttacagAAATTTACAACAACttgaagataaaaaagtaaatagatAAAACGTTACAAATTaacacaaatattaaaatacacgtaatatttgtttattgttacaattttttttttttttttgctttttttttttaatgttataataaaaatgtgcaACTTTAATTATAAGTACTAGAGTAACTGGATTTAGTAAGTTTGAGTAGAAAAAAGCTAAATGCCATGCATTTGAgcttaatataaacttaaaagaacttaacttttaactttttaaactgacTTTAAATCTGTGCATGTAAGTGAACTATTTAAATATGTCtgagttttataacattaaataacaCATCATACTTAGGTATGATgtgttttttaatgtaaatttaaaataacggttttgtttaaaaatgaaatttaaagaaaaaaacagttagtaaaaaagatattttttttaaagcaagtaATAGTGATGTTAAAGAAAGTATTGAAGAATTTACAAGTTTCAATAAAGAAGAAGCGTTTGAACAGTGCAAGCTGAATCACTATTTTATTACCATCACAATATAAcgaatttgaagaaaaaaattataataaatatttaggaTAAACAATTCACCGGTgatctttcataaaaaaaacacaaccaTGTGAGTTGAATGACCTACTAAAGAGACTCAAGTTATACCAGCCGTGTTATAGTGGTTAAAGTTCTGGTTTCAGAACTTCATTCCATGGGTTAAAGCCAGTTAAAGGCCATACATGCACCAATGATAAGGAAGGAGAGGTGAACTTTCTGCTTAAATGCTATTTCGTGGTGGTCAATGATAAGACTACTAGGACTTATTGGACCACctatataacttattaaaaaaaaaaaaatatcaacctTCTGTGaacaaaaaaagatatcaaCATTCTGTAAAAGTTAGTAGGATCTGAAAAATGACTTTGCATTTTAGCAATTTGCATTTTAGCAATTTGCATTTTAGcaattttagcattttattgcattttagaaaatttggtTACGTCTCTTATTTCGGAgctaaaagtaataattttcaaattagagaaaaaaacaGTAAAGCATATTTATAAGATACGTCACAATAATAGTGAATGCGCTAAAAGCTTCTTtcttaaatacttaatttattttccaaaaatcaTCGCCAAACGGAGGAAAACGATGTagaataaatcaattaaaataatgttagttattaaaacaaatatgtagATGATCTCAcagtaaaattattataactgtAACATAAACATTGTAAAGGTTTTATTAAAAGcagttgttaataataaaaataaagtttgaatttatttttgatgcttattttttatttaaaataattaaaactgtcagagtaatcaataaaaaatttattgtttataaattttacttacACCAAACATCAATTTTAACATACTCTTCTATTTGTGGACTTTGTTGAGTTTCATCGCCATACTTTAAAAGCACACTTATTACTCCAATATTCTCcacttttatttgctttataaaaaGAACATTTCTTATTGACATATACTCACCATCAAACGGTAGCTCTTCGCTGCTAAGAACAAAGTCAGCATAAGATGTAATATTCTTTTGATTGAACTTCCAGTAAAGAGATGGTTTTGGGTTTCCTTTTGCAACTACTGTAAAAGATATGTTTTTTGACGATTTACTATCCTCTATGTAAGTTACATTTGGCGgtaaattttgtgtaaattttagaggagctgaaaaataatttaagtatctattatataaaataactgtCGTCACAACGTGACGTTGCCTGACGTGTTTAATTAATGGAAGTTtgtcatacatttttttaagaaagggTGTAAACTGTTTTGAGTTTCTActctgaaacattttttaagattaattaaaataaaattgtccaaatatgtaataaaaaattattatacctACGTAATTTATGTAAACCAGATCAGTTAATGGTACAGCGAGTCCATTAAAGtcaattgaaacaaaaatttgattatcAATTGACTGATCAAGactcaaaaaagtaatattcaaATAATCAACAAACAATTTTACAGGATTACAGACAGTTTTAGTACTGCTTGCAACAATCATATTTCCTTTTGCATCAACACTTAATAAAGTTTGAAGGGGAGTGTTTGTTTCATCAACAAGTTTCCAGgtagcataaaatattttttgtcctTGCTTATCCAACTTCCATTCTAAACTTAACTGGCTTTTATTTTGAGCATAAACCTGCCGGTTAGTTTCAGTTAACCATTGTTGTGATGATACTAAAAATACAATGCACTTTTGGTTATTTTTGTTTCGAtaattttatagatatttataatatatacaatattataaaaatatttattgtaagtttaaaatatttaaataagggCTTAACtaccttgtttttcaaaagaaagcaataTTGTAGTCATGATAtacaaagttacaaaaaacattcCGTGTAAATATCTTCAATATAGTCAAAGAagcaaataaagaaaatattagataaattaatttaattaaaatcttttataaaagtaatagaATTCCTATTTTGTAAACCATATGCGCAAAcacatatgaaaaaaaaaaaatgtttcgacaataattttaaaataaataatttataatcagCTTCTTACTTTTGACTGCACTCTATTCATCGATCACACTATAGCTcatttctataaaatattaaaaaaggtatttaagtttttcattaataCGTAACAAACAACTACTTTGTGTCATTTCTAAATAtggtttatataatttaatgcgTCTTGTTTAAAgtctatgtaaaaataaagaaaaaataaaaaaagattttagaaaaagcaataaagattaaagtaatttttttaagaacaaaaaaaaaaaaatttcgagttttttttttataatttatctttatttgtccttttaaaatttttttttaaaaaatattatagtttagATGGTTTATATTACGCCTTTAAATACCCCCACTGTTTCAAATAATTAAGGATATATTTTAACTAAGGTTTTTTATTGTCCAGTACTTAGTGcatcaagtatttttttttattgtcccAGTGAAAATCAGCCGTGATTTTTGTGATTCTAAAGTCGGCGTTTCAAGTGGTTGACTTTGGAAGCGGTTGCTTAGATATTCTCCTGTCTCAGTGTTTCAGCAGTATTTTCTCGTATGTCTCAGTGTTTCAGCAGCGTTTTGGAGTTAGAGAGTTGCAacagcaaaattaaaaagcagaaaaattttctcaaataatgaaaaaaaagtaatgaaaaaggGTCGAAAAAggttaaagtaataatattagtaataatatttgctgtaacaacaatatatattgatgaagaaTATGTGGAGATGATGCAGAGCTTACGAAGATCCtatgaaaattgttattgttttaaattttcaagtcagccttaaaatagtttaagaatCTTGAGTGAACATTATAGTCTGGCAAAGAACTCCAGTTTTTAATAACTCTCTTGTTAAGGTGGTAGActacttaaaaaattacttttgtatttgacgatgttttgattgatttttttacttcataCATGATAGgcatatcttaaaaataacattttaaagatatactTATCatgtttgaagtaaaaaaatcaatcgAAACATCGTCAAATACAAaggcaatttattttttttttacttaaaaaattttgggCAAAAACAGGTGGTTTTAGGccaaaaacatgttaaaatcTTGGCAAAGATATCTCAAAAAGTattaagttctaattttttgcagttttattctttttatgtaaataaatatcctgagataaaaatttttgttgaaaatttttttattttaaagcacgTTAAATTTTTCTATGCgccaatttaaaaatcaaatttctaatattatagaccaaaaaacttgtttttttaaaaatttgtatttgtaattttttttatctcaggaCGTAAAGCTTACTATATTGAATCACTTTACAAAATTTGAAGTCAATTGAACAGTTACAGCTCCCGCAATATTTGTCAGAAAATTAGAAGTATAAAACAgagaaaaatgcaaataaagtttaaagtattgattatgtaaacttataaaaaaaggtaaaatctCCCTTTTTTATACACTGTTCCTCTTCATCATTGTATTTATTATCGAACCCTTTCCTAGttgctttaagattttttcttagttttttagttcttttttttgtttctaaccTAACTAGCAATTGCTATGAGCGTTGCTTGGGAAAACAAAATTACCTGCTAAAGTAAATCACTTTTACCAGTTCTAAAAATTTTTCTCGTATGagaatctttaaattttttcgacttttaaaaagttgatttttccTAACTTTTTTTAGCAGTCTACCACCTTAAAGAAGTTATTACTTAAAGAACacttaaatttgtctttaaatgTCCGCGTAGTTTTTATGAGAGTTCATCGCTTGTTATTGATGGAAAGAGTTTCGGGCTTTtgaactaattttataaataaaacttcgcgtaacaaattatttaatggATGTTAACGAGTTAGAATGGCAACACAATTCGCATCTAACGGTTACTGGACGACAGTCAAGTAAGACGCATGAagactttttttctattttggaccaaaaaagtgaaaaaataattgtttctgtttttttcttagacacataactttttttatctgttgTCGCTGCGTTCTTTTTTTTCCGTAAACGGTAGCTCCCAAATCAAATGGTGGCTCCCATTTTCGGTAAAAGTAACTTTGAAACTAAACAAACAACGCATGAAACAACTTTGAAACTAAACGAACAACATCATGCGGAAATATCATAAATACCAGATTTAGAACATGCTTTCGTGGTGAGTTTAGAATTAAGAAAATGCATgaattataagatttaaatgGGTGAATTATATGtgaataatgtatatatatgtaataaatatgtgaaatatatttattaaaatttgtgttatattaaaattttaatatatatatatatatatatatatatatatatatatatatatatatatatatatatatatatatatatatatatatatatatatatatatatatatatatatgtatatatatatatatatatatatatatatatatatatatatatatatatatatatatatatatatatatatatatatatatatatatatatatatatatatatatatatatatatatatatatatactatgttaGCGATTCCACGGCtgaacaaaaaacatttgtcGTTGCACTAAAACACgtaattttcataaactttgcTCTCTTACatcttctaaatattaatacgctaatgaatattattagtgcgcatagttacgcataGTTTCGCCTATTGTTCGTATTGTTACTTACGGTTCTGTATTCTGTAAAACacactatttcttagtttttaagtagtttctagacttttttaTGCGCGGTTACATTTTCCATGCGGTCTTTCGAGTAAAGTCAGCTAGCGAGTTAGAGATGATGTACTTTTATTCTCAAGAAGAATTGATGTTgttcattgtttaaaataaaaatttaaataatcgtttgtttgttgttggttgtttttatttttctaatttttatagcctgtttttattttttagaagtagttagaaataaaatgtctggtaaaatagtttttttagtacaatcTAAACATGAATACTGTAATTTATCTAATCTTCTAAATATGAATACTGTAATTTAATAGTGTTAGTGTCGTTTCACTTTCGTTTTTAATAAAGAactttctaggcttttctaaaAGTGCTTCTTTACTCCACGCGGTCTTTCAAGCAAGGTCTTCCAACCGATTAGAGctgataaatttttagtttcaagtgGAATTGATGTTgttcattgtttaaaaactaaaatttgtttgttgttcgttgtttttatttttttgtttttttttagaagaacttaaaactaaaatgactggtaaaatagttttttttaatacaatgtttcttttttagtaaagtttttcagttttgtCTTCAGTCTTTTTAGATCATTTTAAGCAAgcattgtttcattttttagagcagttaaaaGAAGCTGAAGGCCTCTTTGGTAAGTATATAGTGTATAGtagtttatttatagtttatattagtaagtttatttatagtttatattagttCAAGTTTATTTATGGTTTATATTAGTAAGTTTATTTACAGATTATAGATTAGGATTAATgagaatacaaattttttttagacatgCAAGCTGACAGCGGCTTAAGTAAGTTTTatcatttagattttatttgagTACGAATGTAGCATTAgcaattttattgtatataattttatctcaatttttatttttagacagACAGATAGAACTCAGTAAGGACTTAGATTTTGTAGATTTAAAAGcttcttttgaatatttttttaaagcattgaatatgttttatatattttaataaattttgtcatTTAGGTGTGGTTGCATCATCAGTTGGTGCAAATAGTAAtgtcttttgttttattttacagcAAATAgtaatgtcttttattttattttaaaatgaattaataaatattgtttatttaaa
This genomic interval from Hydra vulgaris chromosome 01, alternate assembly HydraT2T_AEP contains the following:
- the LOC100208827 gene encoding uncharacterized protein LOC100208827 isoform X3, which gives rise to MFFVTLYIMTTILLSFEKQVSSQQWLTETNRQVYAQNKSQLSLEWKLDKQGQKIFYATWKLVDETNTPLQTLLSVDAKGNMIVASSTKTVCNPVKLFVDYLNITFLSLDQSIDNQIFVSIDFNGLAVPLTDLVYINYVAPLKFTQNLPPNVTYIEDSKSSKNISFTVVAKGNPKPSLYWKFNQKNITSYADFVLSSEELPFDGEYMSIRNVLFIKQIKVENIGVISVLLKYGDETQQSPQIEEYVKIDVWYPPKEVVLTSNLTTFFVLTNYFVNLTCSAGGNPPPRYTISKADTIIFNSLENSVVTYLDPYEDSLASFLCIAENIVGKNQSNVLNIRVFNGSDYIRQDYDTGGNEWWIYYLVIVAVTLVVFIGFVGTIFVVRRKMRSMNIMQQTSQLRFRSNRSNYERAAMRNNRPNHGYDLNQRGAPDGQRDTNVYSTGSIIKSSKTAPISTIDNEYNFGGVVRKNSVQPLPLKDLNNPNVTDELSDKSLVSSYQNNGFHY
- the LOC100208827 gene encoding uncharacterized protein LOC100208827 isoform X4, which gives rise to MFFVTLYIMTTILLSFEKQVSSQQWLTETNRQVYAQNKSQLSLEWKLDKQGQKIFYATWKLVDETNTPLQTLLSVDAKGNMIVASSTKTVCNPVKLFVDYLNITFLSLDQSIDNQIFVSIDFNGLAVPLTDLVYINYVAPLKFTQNLPPNVTYIEDSKSSKNISFTVVAKGNPKPSLYWKFNQKNITSYADFVLSSEELPFDGEYMSIRNVLFIKQIKVENIGVISVLLKYGDETQQSPQIEEYVKIDVWYPPKEVVLTSNLTTFFVLTNYFVNLTCSAGGNPPPRYTISKADTIIFNSLENSVVTYLDPYEDSLASFLCIAENIVGKNQSNVLNIRVFNGSDYIRQDYDTGGNEWWIYYLVIVAVTLVVFIGFVGTIFVVRSIIRAKKSHQNVELETPWSIR